DNA sequence from the Coregonus clupeaformis isolate EN_2021a chromosome 13, ASM2061545v1, whole genome shotgun sequence genome:
GAGCTAGCTAACTTTGACACATAGCTAGTTATTTGGTAGCTAATGGGACAATGTGCCTCTAAACTTGAACTAGCCTACACCCATTTGCTGCAGAAAATGGCAGCTTAACGTTATATTCAACCAGCACAACTTTGTCTACTTCAGCCTTTGTAATTGCAGTGTAACGTCTaagtaatgcatagtgcattgcgTAGCTAGTACTACTGAGATAAATGGATAGTTAGCTAACGCTTAGTTGAACCAGCACTAAATGATGATtttgaatatatattttctttgttaACAGAGGCAAAATGCTGTTGCGTGTTCAGCTCGGGGAAGAGCAGAAATACGTCAAGCTGTCTGAGCTGACATTCAATGCTTTCTTGAAAGAAGGTAGGTATAATAGGTTAAAGCAATACATATCACCCTAATGACAAAATAATACAGCATTAAGCTATTATCTTATGATATCTATTTAGGTCTATAGTCATTTCTGCTGTGCTTTATATTTTCAGTAACATAAAATCAGGTGCAGATCCTTGTCTTTCATCATTTTGTGAACACATGAGGCAACCTTAAGTATGAACTTGGATTCTTGTGAGAAGGGAAtgcatgtttttctttttttcttctttttttaacagtgtgtctaaaattcaacataccagaaagcagaaagccagaCATTAAGGTGTATGACCAGTCTGACACAGAAGTTGACTCAGATGTTTTTGAAGAATTAGTAAAGGAGTCACCTGGAACTTTCAGAATCATGCTGGGCAATGGACTTGGTATTCATTCATTCAATTAGTTTTTTAGTTTAAAGGCCAGAATGAGAACCTTTATTGTCTTAAAAATAACAGTTTATTgtaatatgtttctatgttttgcacaaatttcatAATGAACAGATacctctcattcatcatcatgctCGGGTACATCTGATGACACCATCATTCTGAATTTCACTGTGTGTGACGATGTTGAAGAAGTAGCGGCTGGCGAAGGAAGCCAGCCTAAAAGGCCATGCCACATAAACTATGAGGCAAAAGCAGTAAGTGGTGAACATTGCTGTTAAGTCCAATCTGAATGTTGTTTCATCATGTGACAGCATTACATATTGTTTTACAATTACGGAAagcacatttctttccacctaTAGCTGATTGAAAAAATCCTAACATCAAAGCCTGGTGGTGAACGCATTATGCAAGAGTATGGAAAAACCAAATCTCTGACAGATGCCACCAGAAGACAGATGCTCAACATACTTGCTGCTGAGATGACAGAAACACATGGGTAAGCATTAAGCATATAGATGGGCTGTAAAGAAACATTGTTATTATTTTCCGGTTATTAATTATGTAAAATGTGTTGTGGAATTATTAATTCAGTGTGATGTTAACTTTGAATTCATATGCTAGGACATCCCCCCCCAAAAGTGTCAGAGTGATGTATGCACAGGGGATAGTAGCTTTGTTTCCCTATCTAGAAGACCCATACTCACAACATGGATATGTAAGTAAATGGGTTATTGCAACATTATGCACATATTCACTCTATGAAATGGGAATAGTACtcctttataatttatttataataatataggATCATTACTACGATCCGGAGAGTGGTTCCGGATACCTTGCATGGCGATTGAAGACCATACAAAGAAAAACAGCAGAGGAAAGAGGTGCCTCAGTCAGCAAATCTCCTAAAGGTATGTTTTCTGATCAGTGACATGTAATTATAATGGTGACCTGTGAATTGTACAGAAAGGATTTCTTAACACTGTATTTTGTCTTAAGTTGGTGGGCCAGGCCGTGATCGTCAGCCCTTCACCTATGACAGAGAGCCATCTGATGAGGATGTGGAAGCAGCTATTGCTGTTTTGAGACACTCTGCTGATGAAAACACTGTCCGTGAGAAGATGAAAATGACCTTCATATATCGGCAAGCAATGGTCAACGATGAAGCCAAATCATCAGATGTCTTCTCGGTCTTCCCAAGATTTCTGGACACACCAGGACTGGTATGACAacttaattcactgcatcaccaaAAATATCCAATGAAGAATAAGGTAACACTCATtatttctgtctttgtgtgttacatTGCAGATAGAACAAGATTTCAGACTTCTGTTTGGTGAGGCCACAGCCAACAAATTCTTGGAGAAGTGGCCAACCACTTTCAAAgcaaaagtaataaaggaaagccATGGACTTGTATCCACCACAGAACTCTTGGATTTGATGCGCAATGCTGAGTCAGCTGCTGAAGTTGAGAATGGTATGAATGAACTGTTTTACTTTTTATGTGGATAATGTAGGTGTGCATTATATGTCCATAATGGTGCAAGTTGTGAATAAGAATGTTATGCTACGGCACAATGTTAACCAggtttttatttacttatttgtaGGCTGGGACAGTGACATGTCTGCCATCTTGCTGCTGCTACATTTGCTACCACCATCTGCACAAGGTAGAAAGAGGCCGGGAAAGATGTCTGCATATCAAGCTGTAGATCAGCTCATCAGATTTCAAAAGGTATGCTTAACAgttgtttaaaatatatattccaTCATCTCAATCTTGTGCACAGTTTGAGGTGATCTTATCTATTGTCAGAGGTTAGTCACCAAAACAATTCTGttgaatgtgttttttttgtagGTTGGAACCAGTGTGCAGCAGCATCTTGACAACATCACCCAAAGCAGTCAGCCCTACCTTCTCGCCCAGGGATCCACACAGAGCAGCTTTCACTCCTACTTCATTGTGGTTGACAAGCATGCTCTTCCATGCAAGGCAACAGGTTCAGTAGGAGCTTTTGACGAAGTCTTTAAAGCCCATTACGTATTTGGTACGTCATACAGTTCTTCCTTGAGCAGCTTTTTCACTTTTGTGCAAACAACCATCTATAACATCGACATGGGGGAAACAAAGGAGACTCCTAGAGTTGCTGAGTTGCGAGCAAGAATGGTGCGTTAGTTGAGATAAAACTATGAAGTGTTTTCTTTGCAAAAGTGACCATGGAAGTCCAAACAACCTTGTTAAGCACCTTAAGATAATTCATGGGCTATGTACAGGCAGGACTCTTTTTCTGAAATGTGGTCAAGAAGGATGCTCACGTTCTTTTGGTAGCTTTTCTGGTTTTAGAAAACATCTTAACAAGTGCCACGGAGAAAGTTTAGTAGATTCTATAGAAGATGATCTTTCAGACCCTCAAAGTACCGTCAAcaccagtaatatttctcatgtTGAAGTGTCGACTGAATGTTTAGAGGCTGAGTCAGAGTTATCTTCGCCATACATTGTAAATAGTTGTGCAGCTGTTATTTCTGATCTAAAGGCAGCAGGTGTTGGTCAAAGTACAGTAAATACTGTAGTGATTTCCATGGAAGAGATTGTTCAAGATATTCATCAGCATGCTAAAGAAACAGTGATAAAGCATGTATTTAGTAATGAAAGAGaaacagaaatgtgcaagaaAGTTGAGGCGTGTTTTGAGGGTTTAGATAATCCTTTCACAGTTCTAAATTCGGAATACAAGCGATCAAAATTTATGACTGCCAAGTGGGAAATAGTAGAACCAGTTGAATGTGTGATTGGTTCAAGATTTGACACAAGACTAAATAAAAAGACTGGAACATATGATCAGGTAGTAGTTCAAGATAAATTCATGTATATTCCAATTTTATCTACACTgcagtcaatatttaaaagtCAGTATTTTGCAGAAATGTTGCAAAGCTCAGCTACCAGCAACTCTAGACTGAGAGATATTTGTGATGGATCTTTTTTTTTAAGTCACCCCCTGTTCTCAACTGAGAAGCAGACAATACAGGTCCAGATGTTCTATGATGATTTTGAGGTCGCCAACCCATTGGGTTCCAAGCGAGGTATTCATAAATTGGGTGGAGTATATTTTACTTTAAGAAACTTCTCTCCAAAATGGAATTCTTTTTTTGGCTAACATACACCTGTGCGCCTTATTTCATACTCAAGATGTTAAACGATATGGTTTTAGTGAAATTTTTGCTCCCATTGTTCGAGACATTAAAGTGTTAGAGAGCGATGGTATTGAGATTCCATTATACAGTGGTTATGTACGTGGCACTGTAGTACAGGTAACAGGTGATAATTTGGGTTTGCATAGTTTGTTTGGTCTGGTGGAGTCTTTCAGTGCAAGGTACTGTTGCAGGTTCTGTTTAGCAGAAAAGGAGGACTTTCAAACAGAATTCTCTGAAGATTCTTCCAAAATAGTTTTACGCACCAAAGATATGCATACTGCTCACTGTCAAGAAATGGCTTGTAATCCATCCCTTCCGTATGTTTTTGGTGTGAAAAGGTCATGCATATTAAATTCATTGAGGTATTTTCACACAACTGAGAACTTCTCAGTTGATGTGATGCATGATGTGTTAGAAGGGGTTGGCCAGTACGAATTGAAGTTATTATTTCTGTATTTGAATGAAAAACATGTTACATCAGGAGAAATACATTCAAGAATACAAAGTTTTGATTATGGTTTCACAGAGAGAAATAACAGGCCTGTGACTGTTAATTTAAGTGAAGGATCTAATGATCTGGGACTGAATGCAATTCAGTCCTGGTGCTTACTTAGGAATGTTCCTCTTATCTTTGGAGATTTGGTAACTTCTACTGACCAACACTGGGGCCTGCTTCTTTTATTATTGCAAATAATTAACATTATATTCTCGCCCATGTTATCTCAAGGTCTATGTGTATATTTAAAACATTTGATTGTTGATCACCATACACTGTTTAAGAAGTTGTATCCTCAGAAAAAACTTTTACCAAAGCACCATTTTCTTATCCACTATCCCCGCTGCATCCAGAAAATAGGGCCTGTACTTCATAGTTGGTGTATGAGGTATGAAGGCAAACataattttttcaaaaaacaGCTTAAATCGTTTAAAAATATTACCAAAACTCTGGCAAAAAAGCATCAGAATCATATGGCATATAGTTGGCGAAGATCAACAACTTTTAGTCGGTTAGATATTGGTCCAGGAAAAATGGTGGCTTTAAATATGGTAAAAGGAGGTTCTGAAATTGCTTTGGCAATGCAAGTGCCCAGTAGCATTCAGGTTATGAAGGTTAATTGGGCTAAACATAATGGGTATGTTTATCGCCCACACTTGGTTATCTGTGGCGAAGTTGACTCTGAAGTGCCCTTGTTTTATCAGATTGAGTCAGTTCTGATAATGTGTGAAAAAAATGTTACTACTCACAGTGCCTTTAGTTACAGTAACTTTTCAAGAACATTTCCATGCATATGAGGTGATCAGATCAAAGCATGATTTAGTTTTTTTTCATGTCGACAACCTGCACTACCCTAGACCTTTTGACATACAAAGGTCATATGGAGGAAATGACACAGCTCTCCTTGTTGTGCCATATTGCTTTCTCTGGTGAACATTTTTATGATGTTATACTTCTGTCATAGACAAGGCAATGGGTGTACAATGTAAATTCACGGACAttgaaattatacttttttttttcaataaatgtgggtGCTCTCATCTTGTATTATTgtgctttgttttatttgataGTATTGATATTTCTATAATTCAGTAACACTACATCATatgatttaaataaaaaaaaaacactgtagaGAAATGAAAAGTAAATATCATTACACTTTAAAGTGTCATTTTTTAAAGTAAAATTGTAGTTGACTTAACTCTATACAGTGTAATCATATTACTCTCAACAGTGTGATTAAACTACAGTGTTAAATATTTTGACACATTTCATTGTTATTTTTTACACAATATGGAGTAGAATTAACTCTAAAAGTTTTACACTGACCAAAGAGTACATTTTACACTGATTTTGAGTGGGACCAAATGTTATCTGAAACAGAGTTAAATTCAACTCGAtaggagttaaattaacacttctGTTTTTACTGTGTAGCATTCTGACACACTTCCACACATGTATTTTTTCATGTGCTGCTCCACCATGACAACTGTGTGTGACATCAGGCATGACTCCTACAGCATCATGCTATATTTCAACTGCTTACATATACTGAACATACTGTAACGGTAAACTGTAATTTACTGTATATGGTAATTTTGGGTATTgtcaacagtaaaatactgtgaaatgttttactgcagcatactgtaaattatgtttcattgtgggaaaatgttgtagGCAGAGAAACAATTGCTGTATTTTGAATGGTACTGTCATTCCATCCCAATGAATACAGTACCGTACCGTATTAATGGGAGCGCCAAAAACCTTTTGATCACTAGTGGTTGctattgttgtttctggctcattatTTATTTGGAGGCTTGCCTTGtgagaggctatatttgttgcacctgtTAGTAAGAATGCTGTACTAATTTAACTGGTATGTGTTAATTCAAAAATTGTAAATgggacagattggagtggcagcaagtATTCAACCTTAAATGGTTGATCATTTTtccatgtccttttggtctgttttgccctgtagtcgctGTCAGTTTGCAAGCATTTGTTATGGCCTATAGAAGTGCAGGTAATcgtggttaacccagaactaaagtcttgTGTAATTCGTCAGCTGCTCTATGAAGATCTGGATCCATATGTGTTAAGAGAAGAAATGAAGCGATGCTAGAATGGGGAGCGAAACTGGAACAAggagctccaccctctctctttgcaagttacggACAATACAAGTCTATGGGCTGAATGTCCCCTCCCGTTCCGAAATTCGAAAGATAATAACACCTGCGAAATCGTGATTTGCCCAAATAATCAGTGATGAAAAACTCAAGCACTGGAACTGCTGCTGCTTGTTATTGTATAAAGACAGATCTACGGTACCAtttatgtttacgtagtctgCCCACGAGAGATTAAAGTGCAAGTGATGTACAACACAACATATTTATTGGCTGCTAGGTAAACACATTAACTAGCAtccaacctgcttgcaccaatcccatgTAATTAGAGTcaaatactgtgaaatacaaacaCCACCTCCCCTCAATGAATTTAATTCACTCATTCATTACAGAAGTATTTCCttttttacagtataatacagtcacTATTTTACAgtgtgtcattacacagtactttCTTTGATACTGTATTTACACTACCagcaaaaagtttggacacacctactcattcaagggttttctttatttttacaattttctacattgtagaataatagtgaaaacatcaaaactatgaaataacacacacggaatcatgtagtaaccaaaaaagtattaaacaaatcaaaatatattttatatttgagattcttcaaagtagccaccctttcccttgatgaaagctttgcacactcttggcattctctcaaccagcttcatgaggtagtcacctggaatgcatttcaattaacaggtgtgtcttgttaatcagttgtgttgtgacaaggtaggggtggtatacagaagatagccctatttggtaaaagaccaagtccatattatggcaagaacagctcaaataagcaaagagaaacgacagtccctcattactttaagacatgaaggtcagtcaatccggaaaacttcaagaactttgaacgtttcttcaagtgcagtcgcataaaccatcaagcgctatgatgaaactggctctcatgaggaccgccacaggaaaggaagacccagagttacctctgctgcagaggataagttcattagagttaccagcctcagaaatggcagcctaaataaatgcttcacagagttcatgtaacagacacatctcaacataaaatgttcagaggagactgcgtgaatcaggccttcatggtcgaattgctgtaaagaaaccactactaaaggacaccaataagaagaagagacttgcttgggccaagaaatacgaggagtggacattagaacggtgggaatttgtcctttggtctggagtccaaatttgagacttttggttccaaccgccgtggctttgtgagacgcggtgtgggtgaacagatgatctccgcatgtgtatttcccaccgtaaagcatggaggaggaggtgttatggtgtgggggtgctttgctggtgacactgtctgtgatttatttagaattcaaggcacacttaacaagcatggctaccacagcattctgcagtgatacgccatcccatctggtttgggcttagtgggactatcatttgtttttcaacaggacaatgacccaacacacctccaggctatgtaagggctattttaccaataaggagagtgaaggagtgctgcattagatgacctggccaccacaatcccccgacctcaacccaattgagatggtttgggatgagtcggaccgcagagtgaaggaaaagcagccaacaagtgctcagcatatgtgggaactccttaaagactgttggaaaagcattccaggggaagctggttgagagaatgccaagagtgtgcaaagctgtcatcaaggcaaagggtggctatttgaagaatctcgaatataaaatatattttgatagatttaacacttttttggttgctacatgattccatatgtgttatttaatagtgttgatgttttcactattattctacaatgtagaaaatagtaaaaataaagaaaaacccttgaatgagtaggtgtatccaaacttttgactggtaatgtagaCTACAGTATTTGTACTGCAATATGAAAAACAGTAACTTAATTGCCAACAGTTTCCTGTATGTTACTGTCAAATTTACCGCAACCCCTTTACAGTGAATcattacatatacagtgccttcagaaggtattcacaccccttgactttttccacacacaataccccataatttaaaagtggaattatgtttattttaatttttactaattaattaaaaataaaaagctgaaatgttttgaatcaataagtattcaacccctttgatatggcaagcctaaataagtccaggacaaaaaaattgcttaacaagtggcgcagtggtctaaggcactgcatcgcagtgctaactgtgccactagagatcctggttcgaatccaggctctgtcgcagccggccgcgaccgggagactcatgggcggtgcacaattggcccagggtaggggagggaatggccggcagggatgtagctcagttgatagagcatggagtttgcaacgccagggttgtgggttcgattcccacgggggggcagtataaaaaaatatgtattcactaactgtaagtcactctggataagagcgtctgctaaatgactaaaaaataaaaataaaatacgtTGCa
Encoded proteins:
- the LOC121538932 gene encoding uncharacterized protein LOC121538932 isoform X1, which produces MLLRVQLGEEQKYVKLSELTFNAFLKEVCLKFNIPESRKPDIKVYDQSDTEVDSDVFEELVKESPGTFRIMLGNGLDTSHSSSCSGTSDDTIILNFTVCDDVEEVAAGEGSQPKRPCHINYEAKALIEKILTSKPGGERIMQEYGKTKSLTDATRRQMLNILAAEMTETHGTSPPKSVRVMYAQGIVALFPYLEDPYSQHGYDHYYDPESGSGYLAWRLKTIQRKTAEERGASVSKSPKVGGPGRDRQPFTYDREPSDEDVEAAIAVLRHSADENTVREKMKMTFIYRQAMVNDEAKSSDVFSVFPRFLDTPGLIEQDFRLLFGEATANKFLEKWPTTFKAKVIKESHGLVSTTELLDLMRNAESAAEVENGWDSDMSAILLLLHLLPPSAQGRKRPGKMSAYQAVDQLIRFQKVGTSVQQHLDNITQSSQPYLLAQGSTQSSFHSYFIVVDKHALPCKATGSVGAFDEVFKAHYVFGTSYSSSLSSFFTFVQTTIYNIDMGETKETPRVAELRARMVR
- the LOC121538932 gene encoding uncharacterized protein LOC121538932 isoform X2 → MLLRVQLGEEQKYVKLSELTFNAFLKEDTSHSSSCSGTSDDTIILNFTVCDDVEEVAAGEGSQPKRPCHINYEAKALIEKILTSKPGGERIMQEYGKTKSLTDATRRQMLNILAAEMTETHGTSPPKSVRVMYAQGIVALFPYLEDPYSQHGYDHYYDPESGSGYLAWRLKTIQRKTAEERGASVSKSPKVGGPGRDRQPFTYDREPSDEDVEAAIAVLRHSADENTVREKMKMTFIYRQAMVNDEAKSSDVFSVFPRFLDTPGLIEQDFRLLFGEATANKFLEKWPTTFKAKVIKESHGLVSTTELLDLMRNAESAAEVENGWDSDMSAILLLLHLLPPSAQGRKRPGKMSAYQAVDQLIRFQKVGTSVQQHLDNITQSSQPYLLAQGSTQSSFHSYFIVVDKHALPCKATGSVGAFDEVFKAHYVFGTSYSSSLSSFFTFVQTTIYNIDMGETKETPRVAELRARMVR